The following are encoded in a window of Dysidea avara chromosome 4, odDysAvar1.4, whole genome shotgun sequence genomic DNA:
- the LOC136254001 gene encoding uncharacterized protein: MRGFFSYVINGINHVISRARSTGRRSVISMSLIGPITPPVNDAIREAVANNIVVVTAAGNFRQDSCRFSPSSSPDVINVGAIQEAEDPDSRTPGHQLYWFNSRPNSPGSNYGRCVDILAPGQWIRSASYTSDRDRVSNSGTSMACPTVAGAVALLLQRFPSYTPAQIKRQLQDEATQGAINMRTYRGGFLPTIIQAETTNRLVYTGKSRQCAAESDQPTATRPPGSTAPTTPAPIPGCYFDGIFYEHNRRISQNCSSSCVCKRGTWKCQPRDCYTDYCQAYSYGHYRTFDGNQYTYLGSCEYVLAKPCDNDDFTITVTQRALDSNSVLIDQVTVTVPSQNLVIVLRGGDNQVTLNRRIFAAFDGSMMSVGEVKVEWIGSYPHVTFEDRDLDIFWDDAGSVQVSASKSLRRQLCGLCGFYNGDDSDDYRMRDGTAGSGVRRFARSWLTEDSSGGCRDRRLENTCSERNMNRAQRECAMLNNAPFDSCHSAVDPKVYIENCESDYCTCVRTRNRDTCSCNVMANYARACAKAGVDVSTWRDVTGCSDECVGGRVYKECGTFCQSTCDNHQSPPFCSSDCTPTCVCPEGHVLRNGQCIETDQCDAPPPCKGTPLPSSTPFFFERFYLGELEEFIEKGRKRNRVPCHMNTYHDGRDTLFSMIFCSVPDASQYEIGHGLSTRNLNRRANELRKTHRIHNFVFYNDDNDRSRCVAVFEPVTKQQRRTEKTELMINVPYDEYQQRLLTLKDQDMRVLRRNIYSSGGNLSVSAIFRSPGYAISLRDGIDIRGLVQLIERNKERGFFLADGNARMDGDQIVYSVVFTTQRFGNCDYRVEYNLDAMQMFNREQQYARDGCHITVIIPNTGSLTPQFIAVFWCTD; this comes from the exons ATGAGAGGATTCTTCTCTTATGTTATTAATGGAATCAATCATGTCATCAGTCGTGCCAGAAGCACTGGAAGAAGATCAGTAATTTCAATGTCTCTCATTGGGCCAATCACTCCACCCGTTAATGATGCCATCAGAGAGGCTGTTGCTAACAATATAGTAGTTGTGACTGCTGCTGGAAACTTCCGTCAGGACTCTTGTAGATTTTCACCCTCAAGTTCACCAGATGTTATTAATGTGGGAGCAATACAAGAAGCTGAAGATCCCGACTCCAGAACACCTG GACACCAGTTGTATTGGTTCAATTCACGACCTAATTCTCCTGGCAGTAACTATGGACGATGTGTAGATATACTTGCTCCAGGACAGTGGATAAGAAGTGCCTCTTACAC GAGTGACAGGGATCGTGTATCAAATAGTGGTACTTCCATGGCGTGTCCCACTGTTGCAGGAGCTGTTGCTCTGTTACTACAGAGATTTCCAAGTTACACTCCTGCACAGATCAAACGACAATTACAagatgaggctacacaaggagCTATCAACATGAGAACATATCGAGGGGGTTTTCTACCAACAATAATACAGGCAGAGACTACTAACAGACTTGTCTACACTGGAAAATCCAGACAATGTG ctgcAGAATCTGACCAACCTACCGCTACTAGACCACCAGGCTCTACTGCACCAACAACACCTGCACCTATACCAG GTTGCTATTTTGATGGTATTTTCTATGAACACAACAGAAGAATATCTCAGAACTGTTCATCAAGCTGTGTATGCAAACGGGGCACTTGGAAATGTCAACCAAGAGACTGTTACACTGATTACTGCCAAGCTTATTCCTATGGTCACTACAGAACTTTCGATGGTAATCAGTACACTTATCTTGGAAGCTGTGAATATGTACTGGCAAAACCATGTGACAATGATGACTTCACTATAACTGTCACCCAAAGAGCTCTTGACTCAAACAGTGTATTGATTGACCAGGTCACTGTAACAGTTCCAAGCCAAAACCTTGTCATTGTGTTGAGGGGAGGTGACAATCAGGTAACACTTAATCGCAGGATCTTTGCAGCATTTGATGGTAGCATGATGTCTGTTGGAGAAGTTAAAGTAGAATGGATTGGTAGCTATCCTCATGTTACCTTTGAAGACAGAGACCTAGACATCTTTTGGGATGATGCTGGTAGTGTCCAAGTTTCAGCTAGTAAGAGTTTAAGGAGACAGTTGTGTGGCTTGTGTGGTTTTTACAATGGAGATGATTCTGATGATTATCGTATGAGAGATGGAACCGCAGGCTCTGGTGTTAGAAGGTTTGCTAGATCTTGGCTGACTGAAGACAGTTCAGGGGGTTGCAGAGATAGAAGGCTGGAGAACACTTGCAGTGAAAGAAATATGAATAGAGCACAAAGAGAATGTGCCATGTTGAACAATGCTCCTTTTGATTCTTGTCATTCTGCTGTTGATCCTAAAGTCTACATTGAAAATTGTGAATCtgattattgtacatgtgttaggACACGTAACAGAGACACTTGTTCCTGTAATGTGATGGCTAATTATGCCAGAGCATGTGCAAAAGCTGGAGTTGATGTGAGCACTTGGAGAGATGTAACTGGATGCT CTGATGAGTGTGTTGGAGGTCGAGTATACAAGGAGTGTGGTACTTTCTGTCAATCAACTTGCGACAATCACCAATCACCACCATTTTGCTCATCTGATTGTACACCAACTTGTGTCTGTCCTGAAGGACATGTATTGAGAAATGGTCAATGTATTGAGACAGATCAGTGTGATG CACCACCTCCGTGTAAGGGGACTCCATTGCCATCCAGCACTCCATTTTTCTTTGAACGCTTCTACCTTGGAGAACTTGAAGAGTTCATAGAAAAAGGCAGAAAAAGAAACAGAGTTCCTTGCCACATGAACACCTACCATGATGGTCGAGACACTTTGTTCTCAATGATCTTCTGCAGTGTCCCAGATGCTTCACAATATGAAATAGGACATGGGCTTAGTACAAGAAATCTAAACAGAAGAGCCAATGAGTTAAGGAAGACACACAGAATACACAACTTTGTTTTCTATAATGATGACAATGATAGATCTCGTTGTGTGGCTGTCTTTGAGCCTGTTACAAAACAGCAACGGAGAACAGAAAAGACCGAACTTATGATCAATGTGCCTTATGACGAATATCAACAAAGACTACTTACTCTAAAGGACCAGGACATGAGAGTCCTTCGTCGTAACATTTATTCTTCTGGTGGAAATCTCTCTGTCAGTGCCATCTTCAGGAGTCCAGGCTATGCTATCTCCCTTCGTGATGGAATTGATATAAGGGGCTTAGTTCAGTTGATAGAAAGAAACAAGGAACGTGGGTTCTTCCTTGCTGATGGAAATGCTCGTATGGATGGAGACCAAATTGTATACTCAGTTGTGTTTACTACTCAGAGATTTGGTAACTGTGATTACAGAGTGGAATACAATCTCGATGCCATGCAGATGTTTAACAGAGAGCAGCAATATGCCAGAGATGGTTGCCACATCACTGTCATCATCCCTAACACAGGAAGTCTCACTCCTCAATTTATTGCAGTCTTCTGGTGTACTGACTAG
- the LOC136252734 gene encoding uncharacterized protein yields the protein METPSRRTYHAPLRQDGIDQSDESEQDLDSDLSLSEDAEEQVLWTANNCGRENLGEQSVEPSIGVVSVEVETQEEFLKELRDGLSVRHPELLFSMASGITDGASKKAIPVMLITQATFHHHPPYGLVPHIQVSVLYKVYTISILMREWKKEIFESFDDLDAVCTMIGNNTKHKFCPGIEMEHYVTEYLNPIGFHIKSARVSEFPFHRVDSQTCDLYFELAQNARRVEKESSDVLCYPCKRLVNHLKRQKKRKEEETPTRKLKRQKPSSRARLSYMSPASQAKRKKLAQYERTSTMRKLANYESSEITLDVNQNEEMCSIVQAIGDDDLEKLYVEGEKHGVGSIMKEIWVTDVEQRRSKFFDDQAKNSFGGRGNRWNSITIRMALAIYTRSPAAYEALKDFDILKLPSKATLQSYTGAFIHEPGASARCISDQVSRYLAFNEESRKLGKQEPKGDGALIFDEVKVACQLVWNSRSHQLMGLSMTSKNLASLNDVYSLLHNSDPSKQTSYILQFLWRDLTSEFDIVGPYFTCSSSVEGKFVLACVLETVKLFQLHNLKTSVLVCDGGSSNIATIKASHGCHGAYSLIKDHPSDKYKVDPWMLNPFNPPHKIFWLICPSHQLKNMINALFSSKPDGSKLFQHADKSTFGWETINSLYERELKRVSQGQTRMVPRLREAHCLRDAWTKLNVHPAKIMQQEQVLSELVWYINQDPPPPDKDTTSEVLAYLEACNLLFEQGFLSHNRVRSLDGDIMKNINKGFQYFTKWIDSILDKDPTFPHTASTQKSFLSWQTWDLLRIDVYGFRALCTWFLETYPTYFISSLRLSGSSVESLFSQYKQFHV from the exons ATGGAGACTCCAAGTCGACGAACTTACCATGCTCCATTGCGTCAAGATGGAATCGACCAGAGCGATGAGAGCGAACAAGACCTCGACTCAGATTTATCACTGTCGGAAGATGCGGAGGAACAGGTTTTGTGGACAGCAAACAATTGTGGAAGGGAGAACCTGGGAGAGCAGTCCGTCGAACCTTCTATTGGAGTTGTGTCTGTTGAAGTTGAAACTCAAGAGGAATTTCTGAAGGAGCTACGTGATGGTCTGAGTGTGCGTCATccagaactgttgttttcaaTGGCTAGTGGTATAACAGACGGCGCCAGTAAGAAGGCTATTCCTGTTATGCTAATAACACAAGCTACTTTTCACCATCACCCTCCTTATGGCTTGGTTCCACACATTCAGGTATCAGTACTGTACAAGGTTTATACCATATCAATTTTGATGAGAGAGTGGAAAAAGGAGATATTTGAAAGTTTTGATGATTTAGATGCTGTATGTACGATGATTGGAAACAACACAAAGCACAAGTTTTGTCCAGGTATTGAAATGGAGCACTACGTAACTGAATATTTGAATCCAATTGGTTTCCATATTAAGAGCGCAAGAGTGTCAGAATTTCCTTTTCACCGGGTTGATTCACAGACATGTGATCTCTATTTTGAATTAGCTCAAAATGCAAGGAGGGTAGAAAAGGAGTCCAGTGATGTATTGTGCTATCCATGTAAGCGCTTAGTGAACCATCTGAAACGACAGAAGAAGAGGAAAGAAGAGGAAACACCAACAAGAAAATTGAAGCGGCAAAAGCCATCATCAAGGGCCAGGTTATCCTACATGAGTCCAGCAAGTCAAGCCAAACGGAAGAAATTGGCTCAGTATGAACGAACAAGCACCATGAGGAAACTGGCAAATTATGAGAGTAGTGAAATCACCTTAGATGTCAATCAAAATGAAGAAATGTGTAGTATTGTACAGGCCATAGGAGATGATGATTTAGAAAAACTTTATGTCGAGGGCGAGAAGCATGGTGTCGGTTCcattatgaaggaaatttgggTCACAGATGTCGAACAGAGAAGAAGCAAATTTTTTGATGATCAAGCCAAAAACA GTTTTGGAGGAAGAGGGAATCGCTGGAATTCAATCACAATTAGGATGG CTTTGGCGATCTATACTCGCAGTCCTGCTgcttatgaagctttaaaggaCTTTGACATACTGAAGTTGCCTTCTAAAGCCACTTTGCAGTCGTATACAGGGGCATTTATTCATGAGCCTGGAGCCAGTGCAAGGTGCATATCTGATCAAGTTTCTCGCTACTTGGCATTCAATGAAGAGTCTAGGAAGCTAGGAAAACAAGAGCCAAAGGGGGATGGTGCTTTAATCTTTGATGAGGTTAAAGTTGCCTGTCAACTTGTTTGGAACTCCCGTAGTCATCAGCTGATGGGGTTGTCGATGACGTCCAAGAACCTTGCATCATTGAATGATGTATATTCTTTGTTGCACAATTCTGATCCATCCAAGCAAACCTCGTATATATTACAATTCTTGTGGAGGGATTTAACTAGTGAGTTCGACATCGTGGGCCCTTATTTTACTTGTTCCTCGTCCGTGGAGGGAAAGTTTGTTCTAGCTTGTGTCCTTGAAACTGTTAAACTGTTCCAGTTGCACAACCTCAAGACCAGCGTACTTGTGTGTGATGGTGGGTCATCAAACATAGCCACCATTAAAGCCAGCCATGGTTGCCATGGTGCATATTCACTAATCAAGGACCACCCAAGTGACAAGTACAAAGTGGATCCCTGGATGTTGAACCCATTTAACCCTCCACACAAGATATTTTGGCTCATCTGTCCATCACACCAG CTTAAGAACATGATCAACGCCCTCTTCTCTTCTAAGCCAGATGGTTCCAAACTGTTTCAGCATGCTGACAAGTCTACGTTTGGATGGGAGACTATCAATAGTTTGTATGAGCGAGAACTGAAGAGGGTCAGTCAAGGTCAAACTAGGATGGTACCTCGCCTTAGAGAAGCTCACTGCCTACGTGATGCATGGACTAAGCTGAATGTTCACCCAGCAAAGATCATGCAA cAAGAACAAGTGCTATCTGAGTTGGTATGGTATATCAATCAAGACCCTCCTCCACCTGACAAGGACACAACATCTGAAGTGCTAGCTTACCTGGAAGCATGTAATCTACTTTTTGAACAAGGCTTTTTAAGCCACAATCGTGTACGGAGTTTGGACGGTGACATAATGAAGAACATCAATAAAGGCTTCCAGTACTTCACTAAGTGGATTGACTCAATTTTAGACAAAG ATCCCACCTTTCCCCACACAGCAAGCACGCAGAAGTCTTTCTTGTCATGGCAAA CTTGGGACCTCTTACGAATAGATGTGTATGGCTTCAGGGCATTGTGTACGTGGTTTTTGGAAACATATCCCACTTATTTTATATCCTCCCTGCGTTTGTCTGGATCATCAGTTGAGAGTCTTTTCAGCCAGTACAAACAGTTTCATGTATAG